The following coding sequences are from one Elusimicrobium minutum Pei191 window:
- a CDS encoding TetR/AcrR family transcriptional regulator has product MTKKISKEKKMRTRIIKKAYDLMSKKGIDQVSMREIAEHIGVTKPVLYYYFEDKDDLCKEIIRESMCMFHKNIEDAYKSGATLEKLVELALRSQIEFFEKNPKMQTFILHIISYIMKGGKRGKSFMESENKKKEVFESLIEAAIKKGELPAKAVKDFCALMGAQTSHIVLNFKNPDYVFDKEYPSKITKIIFLGLKEYYKE; this is encoded by the coding sequence ATGACAAAAAAAATTTCTAAAGAAAAGAAAATGCGAACACGCATAATAAAAAAAGCCTATGATCTTATGAGTAAAAAAGGTATCGACCAGGTGTCAATGCGCGAAATTGCCGAACATATAGGCGTTACAAAACCTGTTCTGTATTATTACTTTGAAGATAAGGACGATTTGTGTAAAGAAATCATTCGTGAAAGCATGTGTATGTTTCACAAAAACATAGAAGACGCTTACAAAAGCGGCGCAACGCTTGAAAAACTTGTTGAACTCGCATTGAGAAGCCAAATAGAATTTTTTGAAAAAAATCCTAAGATGCAAACCTTTATTTTACATATAATAAGTTACATAATGAAAGGCGGTAAACGCGGAAAATCTTTTATGGAAAGCGAAAACAAAAAGAAAGAGGTTTTCGAAAGTTTAATAGAAGCCGCCATAAAAAAAGGAGAACTCCCCGCAAAAGCCGTCAAAGATTTTTGTGCTCTTATGGGTGCGCAAACATCGCATATTGTTTTAAATTTTAAAAATCCGGATTATGTTTTTGACAAAGAGTATCCGTCCAAAATTACAAAAATAATATTTTTGGGGCTGAAAGAGTATTATAAGGAATAA